A single Lolium perenne isolate Kyuss_39 chromosome 6, Kyuss_2.0, whole genome shotgun sequence DNA region contains:
- the LOC127305255 gene encoding vesicle-associated membrane protein 711 encodes MGKIQYAVVARGAAVLAEHGGAGGTASNAGAVARQILERLHANGANDDCHVSYTQGLYVFHVRRADGLTTLCMTDDAAGRRIPFAFLEDIHGKFVKTYGRAALTALPYAMNEEFSRVLSKQMDYFSNDPNADSINRMKGEMDQVRSVMIDNIDKVLERGDRLELLVDKTATMQGNTMRFKRQARRFRNTVWWRNVKLTVALIFILLAIIYIVLAFMCHGFTLPSCVR; translated from the exons ATGGGGAAGATCCAGTACGCGGTGGTGGCGCGGGGCGCGGCGGTGCTGGCGGAGCACGGCGGCGCGGGAGGCACGGCCTCCAACGCGGGGGCCGTCGCGCGGCAGATCCTTGAGCGCCTCCACGCCAATGGCGCCAACGACGACTGCCACGTCTCCTACACCCAGGGCCTCTACGTCTTCCACGTCAGGCGCGCCGACGGCCTCACCACGCTCTGCATGACCGACGACGCCGCCGGAC GACGGATTCCTTTCGCGTTTCTTGAAGATATCCATGGAAAATTCGTCAAGACGTACGGTCGTGCAGCTCTTACTGCTCTTCCATACGCTATGAATGAAGAGTTCTCGAGGGTTTTGAGTAAGCAAATGGATTACTTCTCAAATGACCCAAACGCCGATAGCATAAATCGCATGAAGGGTGAAATGGATCAG GTTCGGAGTGTTATGATCGACAACATTGACAAAGTACTCGAGAGAGGTGATCGTTTGGAATTGTTGGTTGACAAGACCGCAACTATGCAAGGGAACACGATGCGATTCAAAAGGCAAGCTCGACGTTTCAGAAACACCGTCTGGTGGAGAAATGTCAAGCTCAC AGTTGCGTTGATATTCATCCTCCTGGCGATAATATACATCGTGCTCGCCTTCATGTGCCACGGCTTCACCCTACCCTCCTGCGTTCGGTAA
- the LOC127305256 gene encoding transcription termination factor MTERF8, chloroplastic — protein sequence MLRLRSCILTRLLYSPSCASPITPLHRLLSAAAAAADPSPAFAVEQYLVDTCGLTRPQALKASAKLAHLKSPSKPDAMLAFLADLGLSSADVAAAVAGDPQLLCADVDKTLAPVVAGLTGHGLSRTEVARLVSLGRTIFRCRSIVSNLPYYLSLFGSYENLLKLLKKSPELLGCSLEKVVKPNVAFLRECGLGDCILSKVHLPTQRILSTNPERLPAMVACAEGLGVPRGSPMFRHVLYAVAMIGEDKVTAKVDYLKRTFRWSDAEVGVVACKTPQLLSRSKDTLQRLSEFFISELGLEPADIAHRSVALTYSLDSRLKPRYYTVKFLEINGLVKSFPSYYTIFHLTDKVFVERYICPHKEAAPHLYEDYVAACKGEVSTRFLSA from the coding sequence ATGCTCCGCCTGCGAAGCTGCATCCTCACCCGTCTCCTCTACTCTCCCTCCTGCGCGAGTCCCATCACCCCTCTCCACCGACTGCTCTCAGCGGCAGCGGCTGCGGCCGACCCAAGCCCAGCGTTCGCCGTCGAGCAGTACCTCGTCGACACCTGCGGCCTCACCCGGCCCCAAGCCCTCAAGGCCTCCGCCAAGCTCGCCCACCTCAAGTCCCCCTCCAAGCCCGACGCCATGCTCGCCTTCCTCGCGGACCTCGGCCTCTCCAGCGccgacgtcgccgccgccgtcgcagggGACCCGCAGTTGCTCTGCGCCGACGTGGACAAGACCCTGGCCCCCGTCGTCGCCGGGCTCACCGGCCACGGCCTCTCGCGCACCGAGGTCGCGCGCCTCGTCTCGCTCGGCCGCACCATCTTCCGCTGCAGATCCATCGTCTCCAACCTCCCATACTACCTATCGCTCTTCGGATCCTACGAGAACCTCCTCAAGTTACTCAAGAAGAGCCCCGAACTCCTCGGATGCAGCCTGGAGAAGGTGGTCAAGCCCAACGTCGCGTTCCTGCGGGAGTGCGGGTTAGGAGACTGCATCCTGTCCAAGGTGCACCTCCCGACGCAGCGCATACTTTCCACCAACCCAGAGCGCCTCCCTGCAATGGTGGCGTGCGCCGAAGGCCTCGGCGTACCCCGTGGATCTCCGATGTTCAGGCACGTGCTATACGCCGTGGCAATGATCGGCGAGGATAAAGTCACTGCCAAGGTGGATTACTTGAAGAGAACTTTCAGGTGGTCAGATGCTGAGGTGGGTGTTGTTGCTTGTAAGACTCCGCAGCTGCTGTCCAGGTCCAAGGACACGCTGCAGCGCTTGTCCGAGTTCTTTATCTCTGAGCTGGGTTTGGAACCCGCGGACATTGCTCATCGTTCAGTAGCGCTCACGTATAGCCTGGACAGCCGCCTCAAGCCCCGGTACTACACTGTAAAGTTTCTCGAGATAAATGGGTTGGTCAAGAGCTTCCCGAGCTACTATACGATTTTCCACCTGACCGACAAGGTATTCGTGGAGAGGTACATATGCCCTCACAAGGAAGCTGCTCCCCACCTATATGAAGACTATGTCGCCGCTTGCAAAGGGGAAGTATCCACTAGATTCTTATCTGCTTGA